A genomic segment from Glycine soja cultivar W05 chromosome 18, ASM419377v2, whole genome shotgun sequence encodes:
- the LOC114397044 gene encoding IAA-amino acid hydrolase ILR1-like 4: protein MDYAITASMRFQNLNDESSDLSRIKHFFIYNNKNIFSFFTFIHIYHLANMDHHLRLILLLFLFLPTTCFSFSFQTPSSNNEFSNQSSSLKQQILELANSPRTVKWMKRIRREIHEHPELAYEEFRTSAIIRRELDLLGVGYKWPVAGTGVVAKIGSGSPPFVALRADMDALPIQEMVDWDHKSKVDGKMHACAHDAHVAMLLGAAKILQEMQDMLQTTVVLIFQPAEERGTGAKDMIQEQVLQDVGAILGLHLGAAYPTGVVASRPGEFLAGCGSFKAKINGKGGLAGVPHHCFDPVLAASTSVISLQNIVSREADPLDSQVLSVAMIHAGSAHDIIPDSATFGGTYRAFSKKSFYGLRKRIEEVIKGQAEVHRCSGEVEFFGNEHPTIPPTTNDVRIYQLARLVSSKIVGEDNIELAPLFTGSEDFAFYLEKVPGSFVLVGTRNEKSGSIHPAHSPYFFIDEDVLPIGAAIHAAFALSFNSYSTNSFLL, encoded by the exons ATGGATTATGCTATAACTGCTTCAATGCGATTCCAAAATTTGAatgatgaatcaagtgattTG TCAAGGATCAagcattttttcatatataataacaaaaacattttttcatttttcacctTCATTCATATCTACCACTTGGCCAACATGGACCATCATCTAAGACTTATTCTCCTACTCTTCCTGTTCCTACCCACCACCTGCTTCTCTTTCTCATTTCAAACTCCTTCAAGCAATAATGAATTCTCGAATCAAAGTTCTTCTCTGAAGCAGCAGATTCTGGAGCTAGCTAATAGTCCCAGAACGGTGAAATGGATGAAGAGAATAAGGAGGGAAATCCATGAGCACCCAGAACTTGCATATGAAGAGTTCAGAACAAGTGCTATCATAAGGCGTGAGCTTGACCTGTTGGGTGTTGGTTACAAGTGGCCTGTGGCTGGGACTGGTGTGGTGGCAAAAATTGGTTCTGGGTCTCCTCCTTTTGTTGCTCTTAGAGCAGACATGGATGCTTTGCCAATTCAG GAAATGGTTGATTGGGATCATAAGAGCAAAGTAGATGGAAAAATGCATGCTTGCGCACACGATGCACATGTTGCCATGCTACTTGGGGCTGCAAAGATACTGCAAGAAATGCAAGACATGTTACAG ACTACTGTTGTTCTAATATTCCAACCAGCTGAGGAAAGAGGCACAGGTGCAAAAGACATGATCCAAGAACAGGTGCTTCAAGATGTTGGGGCTATTCTTGGATTGCACTTAGGAGCAGCGTATCCCACAGGTGTCGTTGCATCACGGCCAGGAGAATTTTTAGCCGGGTGTGGAAGCTTCAAAGCAAAGATCAATGGAAAAGGGGGGTTAGCAGGAGTTCCCCATCATTGTTTTGATCCAGTTTTGGCTGCTTCAACGTCAGTGATCAGCTTgcaaaacattgtttcaagggaGGCTGATCCTTTAGATTCTCAG GTGCTTTCTGTGGCCATGATCCATGCAGGGTCTGCTCATGACATAATCCCTGATTCAGCTACATTTGGAGGTACTTATAGAGCATTCAGCAAAAAGAGCTTCTATGGACTGAGGAAAAGAATAGAAGAG GTTATTAAAGGGCAGGCTGAAGTACATAGGTGCTCTGGAGAGGTTGAGTTCTTTGGCAATGAACATCCCACAATCCCTCCAACCACAAATGATGTGAGAATATACCAACTAGCACGGCTAGTGTCTAGCAAGATTGTTGGAGAAGATAACATAGAATTAGCACCCCTCTtcacagggagtgaagattttgCATTTTACTTGGAAAAGGTACCCGGGTCATTCGTTCTAGTGGGTACAAGAAATGAGAAGAGTGGATCCATACATCCTGCTCATAGTCCTTACTTTTTCATTGATGAAGATGTGCTTCCCATCGGGGCTGCAATACATGCAGCATTTGCTCTTTCATTCAATTCATATTCAACAAATTCATTCCTTTTGTAA